The genomic interval AACCCGTGGGCCTGTTCGATGCGCGGCTGGGTGATTTTAGAGCGCCTGAGAACAAGGGCAAAAAACCCTACGCCGTGGTGCAGCTGCGCCAGGAGGACAAGGGCGGCCAGCTGTGGAATATGGTGGGCTTTCAGACGAACTTGCGCTGGGGCGAACAGGCGCGGGTATTTCGCTTGATTCCAGGATTGGAGCAGGCCGAGTTTGTGCGGATGGGAGTGATGCACCGCAACACGTTTTTAAACTCGCCGGAACTGCTGCACGCCACGCTACAGTTTAAGGCCCGCCCGACCCTGCTGGCGGCGGGGCAGCTGGTGGGCACCGAGGGCTATACGGCGGCGGTGGCCGGGGGCTGGCTGGCGGGAACCAATGCGGCCCGGCTGGCCCTGGGGCACGATCCGATAACCCTGCCGGTGACGATGATGCTGGGGGCGCTGGTGGATTTTATTACCTCTGCGGAGCCCAAACATTTTCAGCCGATGCCGCCGAATTTTGGCATTTTGCCGCCTCTGCCGGCCAAGGTGCGGGGCAAAAAGGAACGCTACGGACAGTACCGCGATCGCGCCCTGGGTGATTTAAGCCACTGGGCCACTGACCAGCGCCTGGCATTGCATCAGCCAGCCTTGAGCGCTATCGCCTAGTACCCTGAGGCATAAGTCGGCCCACCATTCCTGACACCTGACACCCGAGACCTGACACCCTCAGCAACGGTGGCTATATTTCTGCCAGGCAGTCCTGGGATTTTTAGCCAATAGTCGATGGCTCAGGAGATAGGGGTCATAGCCCTGCCGGGCTTTTGCGTCGGGCGCGGCAATGCTGCCGCAAAATTTTGGCCAGGTTTTGTGCCCCGGTGAAAGGCCAAATACCAGGGATTTGGTAGTTTGGATAACATTCTGATGGCGATAAGGACTCTACCTGACGACCTATTTTATTGCCCTGACAATTTGCTAGAATTCCAAAGATTAAGGGAAGATTATAATCAGGTTAATAATATCAAGGGGGTGACTCATGACCCAATTTAATCCTTCAGACCGCCGCGACCTCGACAACTTTCTCTGCCCCCGCAGCCGTTACTATGGTGAGTTTTCGCCCCAACAGCTCACGTTTAACGCTAATTTGCAGGAGTTTGCCCACCGGATTAGCTATATTTCGGGCCTGCAGACCGGCGGCAAAATCTCGCCAGATGAGGCCTACAACCAAATTAAGTCGCTTTACAAACAGCTGAAACAGAGCAAGAAAGGGCTAAAAATTTGAGGTACCTGCTGGTCTGGAGGGCGATCGCGCCGTTCAGATCAGCATTCTAACTTTTATTTTTATCAATACTAAACCTCAAGAAAAGGCCATGCTTGTAGCGTTCTGCAGCATAGTCTTTTCTTGAGCGGCTCTAACCAGCAGAGCCAGTACGGGGTGCCAGAAATAGGGCAACCATTGCTGAGGGTTTCAGGTGCTGGGTTTCAGGCTTCGGGAACAGTTGACCGACTTACGCCTTGGAGTTGTGGGTTTTGGCACAGGAGGAGGAGTTCCTTAGCAAAATAGTCTCGCCATGAGACCATCCAGCAACACCACAAGTCTAGCGTCTGCTTTTCTAAGTCTCAAGATGAGATACACTTCATTTATACCGAATCCTATTTGGCTGCGCCCCTATTGGGTTACTGGTTAGGGCAAACGCATACTCGAGATGAGAATATTAAGACTCATTTCTAGGAAGTGAGTTATGTGTTCTGCCCAGCCCCTATCGCCGTTAATCGAGCATTTTCAGGGTGAGTAGCACGGGCCGGGGGGTTTGGGCCGCCCGCTTGGCCTGGGCAAAGTCGATCTTCACCATGATCGGGTACATCATGAAAAAGAGACAGATGGCGATCGGTACCGACACCTGGTAGATGCTCATGGCATCCAGGGCGATCGCCACCCCGGGCAGCAGCCGCCCCAGGGCAATGCCAGCCGCAATGCACAGCAGCACCCACAGGGTGAGGTAGCGCTCGAAAATGTTGAGCTGTCCCCCGGCGACTGGGGCAGCGGCAGGCTGTCTGGTGGACATAGAGGTTTGAAGCTAATGATTCTAGGGCCAGTATACATCAATAAAAATTGATATATTGAGCAGTATCCTGTCCTAACGGTTATTACTCTGCAGCAGAAGTCAGTCGACTGTACGGGGACGGTGGTGGCGGCCTGTCTGGTGCGGCTGGGCTACAGCGCTGAGGCGGCGATCGCCACGGTGCAGAGCGTCCACGCCGGGGCCCTTGGCGTAGTCGCCCAGCGGACCTTTATCCACGACTTTGCGGCCCAGACCTAGGGCGGGGCCTCCAGGCTCTTGTCGGGCAGGCTGGCCCAGAGGGTGGTGCCCAAAATAATCGCGCCGCCGACCAGGGTGCGGGGGACGGGCACTTCCCCCAGCAGCAGGGCCGCCAGGGCAATGCCGTAGACCGGCTCCAGGCCGCTGATCACGCTAGCGGTCTGGGCTCGCAGCACCGCCAAACTCTCAATAAATAATGTGTGGGCGACGGCGGTACACAGCACCCCCAGCACCAGCAGCAGGCCCAGGTCCTGGGGTGTCAGGGCCAGGCTGGCCAGGGGGGTGACCAGCAGCAGGCAGAGGAAGGCAAACAGGTCCTGGTAAAAGGCGATCGCCACTGCCCCATACCGCTTTCATCCGCCGCCACTGGTTGCTCGATGGGGTCGAGCACCTCATCAACGCTGAGCGCTGGGTTGGCTTAAAACGCGTTGGCCTCGTGGAGGCTGAACGCCGTATCCTCGGTCAACCCCCGACCATTGAGCAGCGCTACTATCTCGTTAGTTTTGACGGCGATGTCCAACGCTTTGCCCAAGGGGTGCGCAGCCACTGGGGTATTGAAAACCAGCTCCACTGGGTGCTCGATGTCGCCTTCCACGAAGATGCCTCTCGAATTCGT from Leptolyngbya sp. KIOST-1 carries:
- a CDS encoding arsenic resistance protein, with protein sequence MSTRQPAAAPVAGGQLNIFERYLTLWVLLCIAAGIALGRLLPGVAIALDAMSIYQVSVPIAICLFFMMYPIMVKIDFAQAKRAAQTPRPVLLTLKMLD
- a CDS encoding DMT family transporter, whose amino-acid sequence is MAIAFYQDLFAFLCLLLVTPLASLALTPQDLGLLLVLGVLCTAVAHTLFIESLAVLRAQTASVISGLEPVYGIALAALLLGEVPVPRTLVGGAIILGTTLWASLPDKSLEAPP
- a CDS encoding ISAs1 family transposase, producing the protein MRRHWLLDGVEHLINAERWVGLKRVGLVEAERRILGQPPTIEQRYYLVSFDGDVQRFAQGVRSHWGIENQLHWVLDVAFHEDASRIRKDHAPANLAVVRHIALNLLRQDAFAKGGIKAKRLQAGWDNDYLIRLLSS